The DNA region TACAGGAACTATCTCAAGTCTTTATGCAAGTATGAAAAGAAAGCACAACTATAGAGATAAAGAACTTAAAAAAACTTTTCTTGCAGATGCTGCAAGCGCAACAGTATCAGGAATACTAGGCTCAAGCCCATCAACAGTTGTTGTTGAATCTGGTGTAGGTATTGCTCAAGGAGCCCGTTCTGGTCTTACAGCAATATTTGCCGGGCTAATGTTTTTACCATTTTTATTTTTATCTCCATTAATAAGTTCTATTCCTATAGAGGTAATTTCACCAGCGCTTGTATTAATAGGTATAATGATGATGCAGCAAGTAGCAAAAGTTGACTGGTATGATTTTATTCAGGCAACTCCAGCGTTCTTTACTATCATTATGATGACCCTATCTTCATCAATATCAACAGGAATTGCTACTGGAATTATAATCTGGTTTTTAATTTCAATCTTTTGTAATAAGAATGAGCTAAACTTCACTGCAGGGGTTATAACTATATTTTGTTTTATAATGTTTCTTCATGCAGTTAATTTATTTTAAATAACTATTTAATAAAAAATACATAAAACATTAATCTATACAGCTTAGTATTTACTAACATCTTTTTCTCTATCATAATATCTTTATAAAGGAATGAGATCACTTATCTCAGAAGCCATATAACACATATGTTTGAATACATAATCAAGGAAAAAAATGAACTTTAAGAAAACGTTAACAACCATACTAATTACTCGAATCTGTGCACTATTACTAGCATCTTGTGGCCCTAATAAAAAAGAGCAAACTTAGAGCAACAACAGCATGACTTAAACCAAAAAGCAAAAGATGAAAAGCTACAAGCAAGTAATCTAACTACTGATGCTGGCAACCTTGATAAAGAATCAAAATAAAGTAGCTCCAAATCTCAATACGAAAAAGATCAAGCAACTGTATTAAATGCAAAAGCAGAACAGAACCTTTTAAAATTATAATACCCCATGAAATTTTAACAACAATTTTGAGAATTTAGTTCCTAAAGTAGCTAAACTATAAATGAGCAATTTAGGATAAATGTAAATGAGTAATAAGAGAAAAATATATACCGTTGAATTTAAGACTAAAGTTGTCTTGGAAGTATTGGGGAAAGATCAAACAATCACACAGTTATCAGTAAAATATAATATTACGCCCAAAAACATAAATAATTGAAAAACAGCCTTTTTAGAAAATGCTGAGTTGGCAATGGATCCATCCAAATCAGTATCACAATATAAAAAAGACAATGCAAAGCTTCAAACCAAGATAGATCAGTATTCTAAGAAGGTTGGACAACTAACAATTGAGAAGGAATTTCTTGAGGGAAAGCTCGTAAGCTTGGGATTATCTGATAGAAAAGCGATGATTGATCCTAAGCATAAATTATCTGTTGTAAAACAAAGTTTCTTATTAGAAGTTTCTAGAGCTGGTTTATATTACAAGCCTGTGGTTAACGAACATAAAGAAGAAGTAAAAGCAAAGCTTATACAGATACATGAGGAGATTCCCTGCTACGGCTATATAAAAGCTCATAAGCAATTAATAGAAGATGGGTTTAGCATCTGTGAGAACACAGTACAAAAATATCGTAAAGAGTTAGGCATCAAAGCTATATTGGCGGTGAAAAAACCAAACTTAAACTTATCTGAACCTAACAAAGAGCATGCTATTTATAGTTACAAACTAAAAGGTTTAAGCATATTGAGACCTAATCAAGTTTGGTCTACAGATATTACATATATTAAGACTGATGCTGGCACAGTTTATATGGCAGCTATTATTGATTGGTACTCTAAGGCTGTACTAAGTTGGGAGATATCCAACACTATGGATAGTAGTTTAGTTATGAAAGTTTTAAATGAAGCTCTGTATAAATATGGAGTACCAGAAATATTTAACACTAATCAAGGTAGCCAGTACACATCTAACATTCATATCCAAACATTATTGGATAAAAAAATTACTATATCTATGGATGGTAAAGGTAGAGCAACTGATAACATTTGCATCGAAAGATTTTGGAGAAGTGCTAAATGTGAGAGATTTTATTTAAATCAATATCCTGGCATTGTTGAACTAAGAAACGATGTGGATGATTATATAGATTTTTATAATAATAGAAGATTTCATGAGTCTATCAATTATAAAAAACCTATGGAATTTTATTACGATAACTTATTGGAAAAACGGGCGGCTTAGATGGGAACTAAATAATTGAAAATATTGTTTAATTTATTAGGGTAGTATATTACTCTTTTATCGTATTAATTTCTAAATTATATTCTTTGTAATAGATATATTTTTTACGTGAAGCTAACAAGGCCTGCTCATCTTGATAAACAAACTCTTTAAGCTCTTTTATCTTAATCCTTTGAGGATCTACAGCTACATCCATAATATTTATCAACACATCAAAGCCAGAAGTAATAAATAGATTATCTGTTATAAGGATAGGAATATTTTTATATTGATTATACTGGCTAGCGCTTATAGCGCAATGATGGGGGATAAAGGATTCTTCTCCTGGTTGCCACAACCTTTCATCTAGTTCTTTTGCAATCCCTGTAGGAGCTAAAATTGCAAATGTGCTACGTCTATAGTTCTCTAAAACATGATCAACTATAGAATCTAGAAGTACTTTCTGTTCAGATGTTTGTAAAACTTGAAATTCAACTTTCATAAAAAATGTCTTTAGCTTTTATACCGAAACTTTTACAGAATATTTCTAAATAAGTATTCTGACTAAGTAGGCATTTCATATTTAAATGCTAGTTTAGCATAAATAAGCTAAGCT from Francisella halioticida includes:
- a CDS encoding transposase, encoding MSNKRKIYTVEFKTKVVLEVLGKDQTITQLSVKYNITPKNINN
- a CDS encoding IS3 family transposase: MDPSKSVSQYKKDNAKLQTKIDQYSKKVGQLTIEKEFLEGKLVSLGLSDRKAMIDPKHKLSVVKQSFLLEVSRAGLYYKPVVNEHKEEVKAKLIQIHEEIPCYGYIKAHKQLIEDGFSICENTVQKYRKELGIKAILAVKKPNLNLSEPNKEHAIYSYKLKGLSILRPNQVWSTDITYIKTDAGTVYMAAIIDWYSKAVLSWEISNTMDSSLVMKVLNEALYKYGVPEIFNTNQGSQYTSNIHIQTLLDKKITISMDGKGRATDNICIERFWRSAKCERFYLNQYPGIVELRNDVDDYIDFYNNRRFHESINYKKPMEFYYDNLLEKRAA
- a CDS encoding DNA polymerase III subunit chi yields the protein MKVEFQVLQTSEQKVLLDSIVDHVLENYRRSTFAILAPTGIAKELDERLWQPGEESFIPHHCAISASQYNQYKNIPILITDNLFITSGFDVLINIMDVAVDPQRIKIKELKEFVYQDEQALLASRKKYIYYKEYNLEINTIKE